In Catenulispora sp. GP43, the sequence CTTCCCGATGATCGTGCGTAAGGACGGCGATGACGTCGTCGCTTGAGGTCTCGGTCACTGAAGTCACTCCTCCCGCATCGCTGCGTGTCCGCCGATCCGTCGGATCCGGCGGAGTCCTCCGGGTGTCCAGTCGGATCGGCGATAAACGGTGACGCAGCCAGCGGTGGGACGACTCTGGGTGCTGATGGTGATGCTGATATGGGCGGTTCGGCCGGTTCGGCCGGTTCGGTCGGCCGGCGGTGCCGCGGGTGAGCCGGCCCGGCCGGAGCGGCTTGCTCGCATTCCGCGCGGATCAGGTCCCTGAGTTGCCCGGCCGTCGGACGCCTGCCGGGCTCGCGGCGCAACGTCGTGGCGAGCAGGGCCCGCCACCGCGGCGAAAGGTCCGCCGGGATGCGCGGCGGCCTGTTGACCACGTCGGCGATCCGGTCCAAGGCCGGACCGGGGTATTCCGGTTGCCCGGTAAGCGCTTCGAGCAGGACCAGCCCGAGGCAGAATACGTCCGATGCGGGCATCGGCCCGCAGCCCTGCGCCTGCTCCGGTGCCATGTACCCTGCGGTGCCGACCACCAGGCCGCTGCCGGTGTGCACCGGACCGTCCCACGCATGGGCGACCCCGAAGTCGGCCAGGAAGATCCCGCCGTCCGGTTCCACGAGGACGTTGGCGGGCTTCAGGTCGCGATGGACGATGCCGCGCGAGTGGATGTGGTCCAGCGCGTCGGCCAAGGCGACGCCCAGCCGTGCGACCTCCGCCGGCGGCAGCGGTCCGCGCCCGATGATCCGCGCCAGGTCCTCGCCGTGGATCAGCGGCATCACGAGATAGCGCCACGCGCCGTGCCGGCCGGCGTCCAGCAGCGGGACGAGGTTCGGGTGGTCGACGGCGGCGAGCAGCCGTGCCTCCTCGACGAAGCGCGCGGTG encodes:
- a CDS encoding protein kinase — protein: MPERPWSGINLSRACEAADPGYPASVSLTAVSAVSQGLLGNRYRLGERIGLGGAAEIYQAADLRLRRAVAVKVLRTGDDRRDFTARFVEEARLLAAVDHPNLVPLLDAGRHGAWRYLVMPLIHGEDLARIIGRGPLPPAEVARLGVALADALDHIHSRGIVHRDLKPANVLVEPDGGIFLADFGVAHAWDGPVHTGSGLVVGTAGYMAPEQAQGCGPMPASDVFCLGLVLLEALTGQPEYPGPALDRIADVVNRPPRIPADLSPRWRALLATTLRREPGRRPTAGQLRDLIRAECEQAAPAGPAHPRHRRPTEPAEPAEPPISASPSAPRVVPPLAASPFIADPTGHPEDSAGSDGSADTQRCGRSDFSDRDLKRRRHRRPYARSSGSPGALRRAGQDAGQRRSEAA